In Fusobacterium canifelinum, a genomic segment contains:
- a CDS encoding bifunctional folylpolyglutamate synthase/dihydrofolate synthase, translating to MEEKMNIDALLEELYAYSMFSIRLGLDNIKEICKHLGNPEKSYKVIHITGTNGKGSVSTTVEKILLDAGYKVGKYTSPHILEFNERISFNEKYISNEDVAKYYEKVKKIIDEHNIQATFFEVTTAMMFNYFKDVKADYVILEAGMGGRYDATNICDNIVSVITNVSLEHTEYLGDTIYKIAKEKAGIIKNCPYTIFADNNPDVKKAIEEATDKYVNVLEKYKDSTYKLDFNTFSTNILINGNKYEYSLFGDYQYKNFLCAYEVVKYLGIDENIIKEAVKKVIWQCRFEVYSKNPLVIFDGAHNLAGVEELIKIVKQHFSKDEVTILVSILKDKDRVSMFRKLNEISSNIVLTSIPDNPRASTAKELYDYVENKEDFEYEEDPIKAYNLALSKKRKLTICCGSFYILIKLKEGLNG from the coding sequence ATGGAGGAAAAAATGAACATTGATGCTTTACTTGAAGAATTATATGCTTATTCTATGTTTAGTATAAGACTTGGTTTAGATAATATTAAAGAGATTTGTAAACATTTAGGAAATCCAGAAAAATCATATAAGGTTATACATATAACTGGAACTAATGGTAAAGGTTCTGTTTCAACAACAGTTGAAAAAATATTATTAGATGCAGGTTATAAAGTTGGAAAATACACTTCTCCACATATTCTTGAATTTAATGAAAGAATATCTTTTAATGAAAAATATATAAGTAATGAAGATGTTGCTAAGTATTATGAAAAAGTTAAAAAAATTATAGATGAACATAATATTCAAGCTACATTTTTTGAAGTTACAACTGCTATGATGTTTAATTATTTTAAAGATGTAAAAGCAGATTATGTAATTTTAGAAGCAGGTATGGGTGGAAGATATGATGCTACAAATATTTGTGATAATATAGTGTCAGTTATAACAAATGTAAGCTTAGAACATACAGAATATTTAGGAGATACTATTTATAAAATAGCGAAAGAAAAAGCAGGAATAATTAAAAATTGTCCTTATACAATATTTGCTGATAATAATCCTGATGTTAAAAAAGCTATTGAAGAAGCAACAGATAAATACGTAAATGTTTTAGAAAAATATAAAGATAGTACTTATAAATTAGATTTTAATACCTTTTCAACTAATATTCTAATAAATGGAAATAAATATGAGTATTCTCTTTTTGGAGATTACCAATATAAGAATTTTCTGTGTGCCTATGAAGTTGTAAAATATTTAGGTATAGATGAAAATATAATAAAAGAGGCAGTTAAAAAAGTTATATGGCAATGTAGATTTGAAGTTTATTCTAAAAATCCATTAGTAATTTTTGATGGAGCACATAACCTTGCTGGTGTTGAAGAACTTATTAAAATTGTAAAACAACATTTTTCAAAAGATGAAGTAACAATACTTGTTTCAATTTTAAAAGATAAAGACAGAGTTTCAATGTTTAGAAAATTAAATGAAATATCTTCTAATATAGTTTTAACTTCTATACCAGATAATCCAAGAGCTTCAACTGCTAAAGAACTATATGATTATGTTGAGAATAAGGAAGATTTTGAATATGAAGAAGACCCAATAAAAGCATATAATTTAGCTTTAAGCAAAAAAAGAAAACTTACTATATGTTGTGGTTCTTTTTATATATTAATAAAATTAAAAGAGGGATTGAATGGATAA
- a CDS encoding DUF2147 domain-containing protein, with protein sequence MKKLLILLGMLLLGIVSYAKADDVLGTWLIKEKGKIVEIYKNKAGEYAGKIKEDNFIFLKQGNDLTYDKERNSLAYFTLKFPEDRFSWSIWINIEKDGSLFIKGTGNTEVGKYVTELHLIRQK encoded by the coding sequence ATGAAAAAACTACTTATATTATTAGGAATGTTACTATTAGGAATTGTTAGTTATGCTAAAGCAGATGATGTACTTGGAACTTGGCTTATTAAAGAAAAGGGTAAAATAGTAGAAATTTATAAAAATAAGGCTGGAGAGTATGCTGGAAAGATTAAAGAAGATAACTTTATTTTTTTAAAGCAAGGTAATGACTTAACTTACGATAAAGAAAGAAATAGTCTAGCCTATTTTACCTTAAAATTTCCAGAAGATAGATTTTCTTGGAGTATTTGGATAAATATAGAAAAAGATGGAAGTCTTTTTATCAAAGGGACAGGAAATACAGAGGTTGGAAAGTATGTTACAGAATTACATCTTATTAGACAAAAATAA
- a CDS encoding 5'-methylthioadenosine/adenosylhomocysteine nucleosidase: MRIGIIGAMDEEIVELKNSMTNINEVQINNLKFYEGKLCSKDIVLVESGIGKVNAAISTTLLISQFKVEKIIFTGVAGAVNPEIKVTDIVIGTDLVESDMDVTAGGNYKLGEIPRMKSSYFKADPYLFTLAESVATKLFGSDKVYKGRIISRDEFVASSEKVNKLREIFSAECVEMEGAAVAHVCEVMNIPFIVIRSISDKADDEAGMSFDEFVKIAARNSKSIVEGILSIIK, translated from the coding sequence ATGAGAATTGGAATAATTGGTGCTATGGATGAAGAAATAGTGGAATTAAAAAATTCAATGACAAATATAAATGAAGTACAGATTAATAACTTGAAATTTTATGAAGGAAAACTTTGTTCAAAAGATATAGTTTTAGTTGAAAGTGGGATTGGAAAAGTTAATGCTGCAATTTCTACAACACTTTTAATATCACAATTTAAGGTTGAAAAAATAATATTTACTGGAGTTGCTGGGGCAGTTAATCCTGAAATTAAAGTGACAGATATTGTCATTGGAACAGATTTGGTAGAATCTGATATGGATGTAACAGCTGGTGGAAACTATAAATTAGGAGAAATTCCTAGAATGAAATCTTCATATTTTAAAGCTGATCCTTATTTATTTACTTTAGCAGAATCAGTAGCAACAAAATTATTTGGAAGTGATAAAGTATATAAAGGAAGAATAATTAGTAGAGATGAATTTGTTGCTTCATCAGAAAAAGTAAATAAACTTAGAGAAATTTTTTCAGCTGAATGTGTTGAAATGGAAGGAGCAGCAGTTGCTCATGTATGTGAAGTTATGAATATACCATTTATAGTTATAAGATCGATTTCTGATAAAGCTGATGATGAAGCAGGGATGAGTTTTGATGAGTTTGTTAAGATAGCAGCAAGAAATTCAAAATCAATAGTAGAAGGAATTTTATCAATAATAAAATAA
- a CDS encoding DHH family phosphoesterase yields MKEFLEKFKEIKDTIEKSENIILTAHINPDGDAVGSGLGLCLTLKENYKNKNIRFVLQDSIPYTTKFLKGSEKIEIYDKNKKYSCDLLIFLDSATRDRTGETGKNIESKTTINIDHHVSNPEYGDIACVITYSSSTSEIIYNFIKYMEYKFSLSVAEALYLGLVNDTGNFSHSNVRVGTMQMATDLIAMGVNNNYIVTNFLNSNSYQTLKMMGEALKDFRFFPEKKLSYYYLDHETMKKYDAKKEDTEGIVEKILSYYEASVSLFLREEADGKIKGSMRSKYEINVNEVASLFGGGGHYKAAGFSSNLSANEILEIVLKNI; encoded by the coding sequence ATGAAAGAATTTTTAGAAAAATTTAAAGAAATAAAAGATACTATTGAAAAAAGTGAAAATATTATTTTAACTGCTCATATAAATCCTGATGGTGATGCAGTCGGTTCAGGCTTAGGTTTATGTCTTACTTTAAAAGAAAATTATAAAAATAAAAATATTAGATTTGTATTACAGGATAGTATACCTTATACAACAAAATTTTTAAAAGGTTCAGAAAAAATTGAAATCTATGATAAGAATAAAAAATATTCTTGTGATTTATTAATATTTTTAGATTCTGCAACAAGAGATAGAACTGGAGAAACTGGAAAAAACATTGAAAGTAAAACAACAATAAATATTGATCATCATGTAAGTAATCCAGAATATGGAGATATAGCTTGTGTGATAACATATTCTTCTTCAACTTCTGAAATTATTTATAATTTTATTAAATATATGGAATATAAATTTTCTCTTTCAGTAGCAGAAGCATTGTATTTAGGTTTAGTAAATGATACTGGAAATTTTTCTCACAGTAATGTTAGAGTAGGAACTATGCAGATGGCAACAGATTTAATTGCTATGGGAGTAAATAATAATTATATAGTAACTAATTTTTTAAACTCTAACTCATACCAAACTTTAAAAATGATGGGAGAAGCCTTAAAAGATTTTAGGTTTTTCCCAGAAAAAAAACTTAGTTATTATTATTTAGACCATGAAACTATGAAAAAATATGATGCTAAAAAAGAAGATACAGAAGGAATTGTTGAAAAAATACTTTCATACTATGAAGCATCTGTTTCATTATTTTTAAGAGAAGAAGCTGATGGAAAAATAAAAGGAAGTATGAGAAGTAAATATGAAATAAATGTAAATGAAGTTGCAAGTTTATTTGGAGGAGGAGGTCATTATAAGGCAGCAGGCTTTTCAAGTAACCTTTCAGCTAATGAAATATTGGAGATAGTTTTAAAAAATATATAA
- a CDS encoding DUF1963 domain-containing protein translates to MEQIKKEKSDFIKTKIKELREKIARPCTEFETKKFQYDDENKISWIGRVFLCKENEVEKRPKDNKGNTMYPLAQFYLPNLPYLPEALKKFEYITVFMGEDFPEYDEESGLITKNGDGWILRTYTKDDKLIKNEYLRDDDICPDPYPLKPKLNNTDFPIWDGGGLDFELAEEIDELEGDCFYDEKTKELKSEDNPDKLDYYEDIADTHSYLHKFGGYPSYCQSGLGLEAEENYYFVFQISSDNVARYNVVDSGSLMFFYNENEDRWVMYYDFY, encoded by the coding sequence ATGGAGCAAATAAAAAAAGAAAAATCTGATTTTATTAAAACTAAAATAAAAGAATTAAGAGAAAAAATTGCAAGACCTTGTACAGAGTTTGAAACTAAAAAATTTCAATATGATGATGAAAATAAAATCAGTTGGATAGGTAGAGTATTTTTGTGTAAGGAAAATGAAGTTGAAAAAAGACCAAAAGATAATAAGGGTAATACTATGTATCCATTGGCACAATTTTATCTGCCTAATCTTCCTTATTTACCAGAAGCATTAAAGAAATTTGAATACATTACTGTATTTATGGGAGAAGATTTTCCTGAATATGATGAAGAAAGTGGACTTATCACAAAAAATGGAGATGGTTGGATATTAAGAACTTACACAAAAGATGATAAATTAATCAAAAATGAATATTTAAGAGATGATGATATTTGTCCTGACCCTTATCCTTTAAAACCTAAATTAAATAATACAGATTTTCCTATTTGGGATGGAGGAGGGCTTGATTTTGAATTAGCAGAAGAAATTGATGAACTTGAAGGAGATTGCTTCTATGATGAAAAAACTAAGGAATTAAAAAGTGAAGATAATCCTGATAAGTTAGATTATTATGAAGATATAGCAGACACTCATTCATATTTACATAAGTTTGGAGGTTATCCATCCTATTGTCAATCAGGTTTGGGATTAGAAGCTGAAGAAAACTATTATTTTGTTTTTCAAATTTCTAGTGATAATGTTGCAAGATACAATGTTGTAGACTCTGGAAGTTTAATGTTTTTCTATAATGAAAATGAAGATAGATGGGTAATGTACTATGATTTTTATTAG
- a CDS encoding cell division protein SepF has translation MIDNIDIVFLKPTKFEDCVICANYIKEDKIVNMNLSQLDDNESRRVLDYIAGAIFITKAEIVNVGNKIFCSIPSNRNFLNEMNREISHEEEEVEIVRG, from the coding sequence ATGATAGATAATATTGATATAGTTTTTTTGAAACCTACAAAATTTGAGGATTGTGTAATTTGTGCAAATTATATAAAAGAGGACAAAATAGTTAATATGAATTTAAGTCAGCTTGATGATAATGAATCAAGAAGAGTTTTAGATTATATAGCAGGTGCTATTTTTATTACAAAGGCTGAAATTGTAAATGTAGGAAATAAAATTTTCTGCTCTATTCCTAGTAATAGAAACTTTTTAAATGAAATGAACAGAGAAATTTCTCATGAAGAAGAAGAAGTAGAAATTGTTAGAGGATAA
- the hprK gene encoding HPr(Ser) kinase/phosphatase, whose amino-acid sequence MYTYTTIREIVDKLNLEILNEGNLDLKIDIPNIYQIGYELVGFLDKESDELNKYINICSLKESRFIATFSKERKEKVISEYMSLDFPALIFSKDAIIANEFYYYAKKYKKNILLSNEKASVTVRKIKFFLSKALSIEEEYENYSLMEIHGVGVLMTGYSNARKGVMIELLERGHRMITDKNLIIKRVGENDLVGYNAKKREKLGHFYLEDIKGGYVDVTDHFGVKSTRVEKKINIFIVLEEWNEKEFYDRLGLDVQYQDFVGEKIQKYTIPVRKGRNLAVIIETAALTFRLRRMGHNTPLEFLTKSQEIIERKKKEREEYMNTNRLPVTKLINEFDLEIKYGEDKVPTTYIKSSNVYRPSLSLIGFFDLIEEVTNIGIQIFSNKEFKFLEKLCPSDREKNLKKFLNYDIPMIVLTVDADPPDYFFDLVKESGKILAVAPYKKSSQIIANFNNYLDSFFSETVSVHGVLVELFGFGVLLTGKSGIGKSETALELIHRGHRLIADDMVKFYRNTQGDVVGKSAELPFFMEIRGLGIIDIKTLYGLSAVRLSKTLDMIIELQAVDNSDYMSAPSTHLYEDVLGKPIKKRILEISSGRNAAAMVEVMVMDHMSGLLGEK is encoded by the coding sequence ATGTATACATATACAACTATTAGAGAGATAGTTGATAAATTAAACTTAGAGATACTAAATGAGGGGAATTTAGATTTAAAAATTGATATACCTAACATCTATCAAATAGGATATGAACTTGTTGGTTTTTTAGATAAAGAAAGTGATGAGTTAAACAAATATATCAATATATGTAGTCTAAAAGAATCAAGATTTATTGCAACTTTTTCAAAAGAGAGAAAAGAAAAAGTAATTTCTGAATATATGTCTCTTGATTTTCCTGCTCTTATATTTTCAAAAGATGCTATTATTGCAAATGAGTTTTACTACTATGCCAAAAAATATAAAAAAAATATATTATTAAGTAATGAAAAAGCTTCTGTTACTGTTAGAAAGATAAAATTCTTTCTTTCAAAAGCTTTATCTATTGAAGAAGAATATGAAAATTATTCTCTTATGGAGATTCATGGTGTTGGTGTTCTAATGACAGGATATTCAAATGCCCGAAAAGGGGTGATGATAGAGTTATTAGAAAGAGGACACCGTATGATAACAGACAAGAATCTTATTATAAAGCGTGTTGGAGAAAATGATTTAGTTGGTTATAATGCTAAAAAGAGAGAAAAATTAGGGCACTTCTATTTAGAAGATATAAAAGGTGGTTATGTAGATGTTACAGACCATTTTGGAGTAAAATCTACTAGAGTAGAAAAGAAAATTAATATTTTTATTGTACTTGAAGAGTGGAATGAAAAAGAATTTTATGATAGGCTTGGACTTGATGTACAATACCAAGATTTTGTTGGAGAAAAAATACAAAAATATACAATTCCAGTTAGAAAAGGAAGAAATTTAGCAGTTATAATTGAAACAGCAGCCTTGACATTTAGATTGAGAAGAATGGGACACAATACTCCATTAGAATTTCTCACAAAGTCACAGGAAATTATTGAAAGAAAAAAGAAAGAGAGGGAAGAATATATGAATACGAATAGGCTGCCTGTAACAAAATTAATAAATGAATTTGATTTAGAAATAAAATATGGTGAAGATAAAGTTCCTACAACTTATATAAAATCTTCAAATGTATATAGGCCTTCTTTATCACTTATAGGATTTTTTGATTTGATAGAAGAAGTTACAAATATTGGGATACAGATATTTTCAAACAAGGAATTCAAGTTTTTAGAAAAATTATGTCCTTCTGATAGAGAAAAGAATTTAAAAAAATTTTTAAATTATGATATTCCTATGATAGTATTGACAGTTGATGCAGATCCACCCGATTATTTCTTTGACTTAGTAAAAGAAAGTGGTAAAATTTTAGCTGTTGCTCCATATAAAAAATCTTCTCAAATAATTGCTAACTTTAATAATTATTTAGATTCATTTTTCTCAGAAACAGTAAGTGTGCATGGAGTTTTAGTTGAACTTTTTGGATTTGGTGTATTACTTACTGGTAAAAGTGGAATAGGAAAGAGTGAAACTGCACTTGAACTTATACATAGAGGACATAGACTCATAGCTGACGATATGGTTAAATTTTATAGGAATACACAAGGAGATGTTGTTGGAAAATCTGCAGAACTTCCATTTTTTATGGAAATCAGAGGTTTAGGAATTATTGATATAAAAACTTTATATGGTTTAAGTGCCGTCAGATTATCAAAAACTTTAGATATGATAATTGAATTACAAGCTGTTGACAATAGTGATTATATGTCTGCACCTTCAACTCATCTATATGAAGATGTTTTAGGGAAACCTATTAAGAAGAGAATACTTGAGATTTCATCTGGAAGGAATGCTGCAGCAATGGTTGAAGTTATGGTAATGGACCATATGTCTGGATTACTAGGAGAAAAATAA